The following coding sequences lie in one Cherax quadricarinatus isolate ZL_2023a chromosome 8, ASM3850222v1, whole genome shotgun sequence genomic window:
- the LOC128685204 gene encoding uncharacterized protein codes for MKDTCKSLWGQWRQYIREGSIKQTSHSTMKLLILLCMIAAITEGLPQGYSLPAPSGPGFVGSSSADFGSFGGNAITFGGSSGSFGGSTGSFSGSVSGHSHSVVSCGHGQVRHVDGSCITPQVTRNLFLYKVPPATPIVAPRPNVPPPRVEDNILLIQFPEELLGQEPIVVPPPQQRNVVYVLNKRPHHDHKLIHAPGPEQPAPEVYFVNYAEGENPALPSGGDLQSALKTASEGGGELIGSSGSSAGVSGIVGGGVSGGTTGFAGGDISGSSGSSAPSSLYGVP; via the exons ATGAAGGACACATGCAAGTCTTTGTGGGGCCAATGGAGGCAGTATATAAGGGAAGGAAGCATCAAGCAGACATCACACTCCACCATGAAGCTCCTG ATACTGTTGTGCATGATAGCAGCGATCACTGAGGGTTTACCTCAGGGGTATAGTCTACCAGCTCCCTCTGGCCCCGGCTTCGTCGGCAGCTCGTCTGCAGACTTTGGATCCTTTGGAGGCAATGCAATAACATTTGGAGGTAGTTCAGGATCCTTTGGGGGCAGCACAGGATCATTTAGTGGTTCAGTCTCTGGTCACTCTCATTCAGTGGTCAGTTGTGGACACGGACAGGTCCGGCATGTGGATGGCAGCTGTATAACTCCTCAGGTCACCCGTAACTTGTTCTTGTACAAAGTTCCTCCGGCAACCCCGATCGTGGCTCCAAGACCAAACGTTCCTCCACCAAGAGTTGAAGACAATATTTTACTCATCCAGTTCCCAGAGGAGCTCCTGGGCCAAGAACCCATCGtggtgccaccaccacaacagaggAACGTTGTGTACGTGCTCAACAAGAGGCCTCATCATGATCACAAGCTCATTCACGCACCAGGACCTGAGCAGCCAGCTCCCGAAGTGTACTTTGTCAACTATGCTGAAGGAGAGAACCCGGCTCTACCAAGCGGTGGCGATCTCCAGTCTGCCCTTAAAACTGCCTCTGAAGGTGGCGGTGAACTTATTGGTAGCAGTGGTTCTAGCGCTGGTGTTAGCGGGATTGTTGGTGGCGGTGttagtggaggtaccactggttTTGCCGGTGGGGATATCAGCGGCTCGTCTGGCTCCTCGGCTCCGTCAAGTCTGTATGGTGTACCCTGA
- the LOC138852402 gene encoding uncharacterized protein, which produces MKLLILLCIVAAAAAGSLQSYSLPTPSGPGFSVGGSSAGFGSFGGGTVSFGGSAGSFGGATGSFGGTGGATGSFGGSFSGLSHSVVSCGHGQVRHVDGSCVTPQVTRNLFLYKVPAATPIVAPRPNVPPPRVEDNILLIQFPEELLGQEPIVVPPPQQRNVVYVLNKRPHHDHKLIHAPGPEQPAPEVYFVNYAEGENPTLPSGGDLQSALKTASEGGGELIGSSGDGLGVSISGAGIPAPSPVYGTP; this is translated from the exons ATGAAGCTCCTG ATATTATTGTGCATAGTGGCAGCGGCCGCGGCAGGCTCATTGCAGAGCTACAGTCTTCCAACGCCCTCTGGCCCCGGCTTCTCCGTCGGTGGCTCGTCTGCTGGCTTTGGATCTTTTGGAGGCGGTACGGTATCCTTCGGAGGCAGTGCAGGATCATTTGGAGGTGCTACTGGATCTTTTGGGGGTACTGGAGGGGCTACTGGATCCTTTGGTGGTTCATTCTCTGGTCTCTCTCATTCTGTGGTCAGTTGTGGACACGGACAGGTCCGGCATGTGGATGGCAGCTGTGTAACTCCTCAGGTCACCCGTAACTTGTTCTTGTACAAAGTTCCTGCAGCAACACCGATCGTAGCTCCAAGACCAAACGTTCCTCCACCAAGAGTTGAAGACAATATTTTACTCATCCAGTTCCCAGAGGAGCTCCTGGGCCAAGAACCCATCGtggtgccaccaccacaacagaggAATGTTGTGTACGTGCTCAACAAGCGGCCTCATCATGATCACAAGCTCATTCACGCACCAGGACCTGAGCAGCCAGCTCCCGAAGTGTACTTTGTCAACTATGCTGAAGGAGAGAACCCGACTCTACCAAGCGGTGGCGATCTCCAGTCTGCCCTTAAAACTGCCTCTGAAGGTGGCGGTGAACTCATTGGTAGCAGCGGTGATGGTCTTGGCGTCAGCATTAGTGGGGCAggaattcctgctccatctcctgtATATGGAACACCCTGA